ttcaaccccctacatgaaaaattaagcattcataatgctagtgggaatagggatcctacattccattacacaaccccggttgtagcacgaaccgccatgtaatgttcataggcagaaaactcttgtcaattacatcttatgttattccctaatcaaactttagcctcttgaataattgagtcacggctgtggcatgacaaactcaatattctaagtcaagtctaacccaacattccgtacaattgaatcagtccccaaaggcccacggctgcggcacgtaccgacctttagattcttattcaatgtacacatctctatgtaataaacaagtatttcttatttcgaaatcaaaatcctcggctgtagcacgaaccgacaatgatttaaaaataagaactactttctatcatgttggaaggctatgaccgacacatgcccgttgtgtcattggccaattactactttatattatataattttagagggattatattatgttacaatcataatcatattataaagagattcttccttttaaattaaatatttcaaatcaataatcaataatcagatgattcccagatcgggtggagcattgtcaagaggcgtcacttaataaccctttcttacagatataaatctgttgttgacaaaatcatcatttctctcatatcgaaaattcatattcaattacgtgtttcataaacacaagaatctcatgattgtattcataatattattagtAAGGTTATGAAaaaatttcactatactagattgtctaacaagcgccttatgttcatttaagttcacctaaatctatcatcgcatgataaactaagcatatatcacatatataaacatgaataaacatcaaggtagacatgttacatcatctagcatattagtctaagcattatacatctctatgtatcacatgaagcatttaaaagcaattaaaacagttaaaaacagctttaaaacacttttggaaatataaacagttcaaaacttttatataaactaaaatttgatcactccattagatccgtctcggaaaaacgaatccaacgatatattacacgcctaaaacggagttacgaaactcccagaaaatcaaatttaatgtggacagacgggctgtaacgcattataGGAACGCGTTActagccctgtaacgcattctggtaaTGCATTACAACcgttttaagccattaaaaggtgtaacacattccgtgaatgcaccacagtgtgtaacgcattcccggaatgcgccaCACCCTCCCGCGCGCGCGTGCGCtacacgcgcctgcagcagccgccgttgcCTGACAACTTTTCTCGAACGCCGTGCCTGTCCTTTTTGTTTGTCTCCGTGCTATCAGCATCAGTACAGCAGTCCACAGCAGAtgcagatatatacatacatacatactaacaatttatatatatatatgattatttaattacgaatttaattgcaagatcttcaaaaattcataataaaaaatctatacatcataaaattatgaaaaaaatacccagacaaatcatacaagagtttgacaaatctatcatataaatcattcaatgactcattagcctttgagtgaaagtgttcatactcttgaatgagtattgtcttcctgttcttcttaatcgtatcagttccctaacaccttgtttccaaggcatcccatatctcctttgcagtcttgcagtttattaccctgtttgacattacattatcaatggcactgtgcagtaagtgtcgtaccttagcaattgatgcgatatcttcagcagtgtagtcactcttctcctttggtactgactttgctgcttcacatgaaactacaacagcgagcttggttggcttgtgaggcccttccttgattctatcaagatattctggatctgtagcttccagaaacatagtcatcctcaccttccatatgggatattcagatggtctcaatatgggaactctaactGTCTCATATCagctttggatttgtgtctttggaggttcttcagttttggtgggcttaattggagtttctacttcagacatgattgtttttggatcttaaactatttgtgtgttaacagataggctctgataccacttgttaggtcacacacactgtagaggggggtgaatacagtgtatatcacaatcaaatcgaactttaataactcaagtaacagaaaacaaactttattcaaaacaataaactttgttacagtatggaactatcctctctcagtgctgaacaaatatcacgagagctgttagggttacaatgaataatcttctcgataatgataacacttataatgtaaaccctatgtctgtgtttatatactacacagttacaagataatcgctaattgatatggaatataattctacttcctaaaatatatcaatttgatatcttttcttccaagtattccattcttcactgaatttcttcttcatgcatatctcttcttacgtttgtctagatcttctcttcctgtaaatcaactgccttccttatctgaatatttcctaTAAGTccagatattatcttctgataaatatctcctgaaccttaagtactgatgacttaagttctgacttcagtataagtgctgatttcatttaagtactgatttgtcctgtttaagtaagatctaaaaactaaacataaatcatattagacatgacattatcaaatatatctaacataatatattaattagtgagaggaattgatgtaTATAGCGACAAATAAGCACTTAATAACGGCTTTCCATGATTTGAATAATAAATCAGTGATTTTATAATCATAAAACAATTATTTATAGCATGAATTATGGACATGTATGATATTATTTTGATTATTGATTATGTAAATCATAAAAAGAATCAAttaaaactatatatatattcACGTAATATGCCtattaatatattaattagtGGGAGAAATTGATGTATATATCGACAAATCAGCACTTAATAACGATTTCCATAATTTGAATAATACATCAGTGATTTTGTAATGATAAAACAATCAATTATAGCATGAATTATGGACATGTATGATATTATTTCGATTATTATTTTTGATTCATCTAATATATTAATTAGTGGGAGGAATTGATGAATATATCGACAAATCAACACTTAATAACAGTTTCCATAATTTGAATAATAAATCAGTGATTTTGTGATTTTGTAATGATAAAACAATCAATTATAGCATGAATTATGGACATGTATGATATTATTTCGATTgttgattttttaaattataaaaagaatcaattagaactatatctatatctatatttGTAGAGGGTATAATTTCCTAAAACATAATTTATATGCCTATTAACTCTTATTGATTCATGTAATATATTAATCGGTATTAAATTATTGTTGAGGATATTAAATCTTAATTAAAACATTGAACGTGATTTATATGGAGTATTGTGTTTAGGATATTAGTTTTGAAGGAATTAACAAATGTACAAAGAAACAAACATATAAAAAGATTAATTGGTAAATATTATGTTAGAccaagtggagaactatttttATCGATGCGTTGATATAACTGGAACAATTCAGTTCCCATCCTCATAAATACGAAGTTCTTCGAGATTAAAAATAAACATTATAAAATGTCATCCAAATCAATATCGACAAAAATTTAATTATGTAGTGTGAAGTGTGCCTGGGATATTTTTATAGTATCATCAATTGAGACATTACTAAATTTTTTATTGGAGGGGAAAGAAATTTCATGTTTCATAATAAAACAAGCAACACACAAAACATAATACTTGGTTGCAAAAGATTTATTGCTGagataaatataaattaaatttaagatGAAAAGGTTTACATTAGGGAACTGTTATGTGTGCTAATTGACGGGCAAGTTGTAGAAAACTTCTTCGAAAATGACGTTTGCAGTCACATTTGTTGATCCTCCAGTTTCACTATCAATCAGAATATGTAACCCAGATAGAGAAGTGACCCTTGAAACAGCAACATATAGCTGACCGTGCGTAAAAACCGATCTAGGCAAGTATAATCCAACTTTGTTTAGTGATTGACCTTGACTTTTGTTTATGGTCATGGCAAAAAAAAAGCTGTATTGGAAACTGCACCCTCTTGAACTCAAAAGGCCAAGTTGTGTCTGTGGCAACCATCTCAATCCCCGGTATGATGTGGATAGTACCAACCTGTGAACCAGTATGAACCTCACAAATTATACTGTTGGGTAGACATTTCTTAACAATCATTCTTGTCCCATTGCAGAGACCCATAATTTGATTCAAATTTTTCATCAGCATAATTACACAACCAACCTTAATTTTGAGGTCATGTCTAGGAAGGCAGGGCATGTTTATGGAATTTAGATATTCGACCGGAAAAGCAGATCCAAAGTCATTATCATGTCCACTATTGTCACAGAGTGAATCTTAACTAAGATAAGTATGTGTCGTACCTGGAATGAGATCAAGAATGTAAGAGTTTATATCATTAACAATGGCGTTGGTTGGCGTGAGAATAGATCTTTCC
The sequence above is drawn from the Apium graveolens cultivar Ventura chromosome 2, ASM990537v1, whole genome shotgun sequence genome and encodes:
- the LOC141695555 gene encoding uncharacterized protein LOC141695555 produces the protein MRLTSGSTEAENKEIVEFIKWVLNVGDGTLPNIHPDDVVHDPDFSIPEKFIIRSQNKPIKHIVDKIYPNISKNITDPDYLKERSILTPTNAIVNDINSYILDLIPGQSLNKVGLYLPRSVFTHGQLYVAVSRVTSLSGLHILIDSETGGSTNVTANVIFEEVFYNLPVN